One cyanobiont of Ornithocercus magnificus DNA segment encodes these proteins:
- a CDS encoding Zn-ribbon protein — protein MTNHCPHCGSLRLRADRSLSGRIICTYCGRSVNQSYRAIPWLQRPQSLLIGFVMLALITFIFTLLLG, from the coding sequence ATGACTAATCACTGCCCCCACTGCGGCAGTCTTAGACTGAGGGCTGACCGCTCCCTTAGTGGACGAATTATCTGCACCTATTGTGGGCGCTCAGTTAACCAAAGCTACCGTGCAATACCATGGCTACAACGTCCTCAAAGTCTTCTTATAGGATTTGTGATGCTTGCTCTAATTACCTTCATTTTCACACTGCTGTTAGGATAA
- a CDS encoding high light inducible protein produces the protein MTLPNYRYEQLETFGSSFTGARRWNYSSLQFVERLNGRAAMLGFTVGVVIEYITGLSITGQLRSVLSWYLSLGIET, from the coding sequence GTGACCTTACCAAATTACCGCTACGAGCAGCTGGAAACATTTGGAAGCAGCTTTACTGGCGCGAGGCGCTGGAACTATAGCTCGCTTCAGTTTGTTGAACGTCTCAACGGTAGAGCAGCAATGCTAGGTTTTACCGTTGGTGTCGTTATTGAGTATATCACCGGGCTCAGCATTACTGGTCAGCTAAGAAGCGTGCTCAGCTGGTATCTTAGTCTTGGCATAGAGACATAG
- a CDS encoding quinolinate synthase NadA — MVSASTAELEIASPLRSRDPAAGIDELRKQHNAVILAHYYQEPEVQDIADFIGDSLELSRWAADTDADTIVFCGVHFMAETAKILNPGKTVLLPDINAGCSLADDCPADEFAAFRACHPDHIVVSYINCTAAVKAQSDFICTSSNAVDLVRQLPVDRPILFAPDQNLGRWVERQSGRSLTLWPGHCIVHETFSEEAVLKLKLAHPEAEVIAHPECQEHLLDHADFIGSTSKLLHHSQSSNARSFIVLTEPGILHQMRLQIQGKTFIGAPGIDGCSCNACPHMRLNTLEKLRDCLIALKPAIEMDEQLQRRALIPIRRMLQMSF; from the coding sequence ATGGTCTCTGCCTCCACGGCTGAGCTGGAAATCGCGTCACCGCTAAGATCCCGTGATCCTGCGGCGGGGATCGACGAACTTCGCAAACAGCACAACGCCGTTATTCTTGCCCACTATTATCAAGAACCTGAAGTTCAGGACATTGCCGACTTTATAGGTGACTCCCTTGAGCTCTCCCGTTGGGCAGCTGACACTGATGCAGACACAATTGTCTTCTGCGGGGTTCATTTTATGGCTGAGACAGCCAAAATCTTGAACCCTGGAAAAACAGTGCTTCTGCCAGACATAAATGCCGGTTGCTCACTTGCAGATGATTGTCCTGCCGACGAATTTGCGGCTTTCCGTGCCTGCCATCCCGATCATATCGTGGTGAGCTATATTAACTGCACCGCTGCAGTTAAAGCACAAAGTGACTTTATTTGTACTAGCAGCAATGCAGTGGACTTAGTGCGTCAATTGCCGGTAGATCGCCCGATATTGTTTGCCCCTGATCAGAATCTTGGACGCTGGGTAGAGCGCCAGAGTGGGCGGTCACTGACTCTGTGGCCTGGCCATTGTATAGTTCACGAGACTTTTAGCGAAGAAGCAGTTTTAAAGTTAAAGCTTGCGCATCCTGAGGCTGAGGTGATTGCCCACCCCGAGTGCCAGGAGCATTTACTCGATCATGCAGACTTCATTGGGTCGACAAGTAAACTTCTGCACCATAGCCAAAGCAGCAATGCCCGCAGTTTTATTGTTCTTACCGAACCTGGAATCTTGCACCAAATGCGTCTGCAGATCCAAGGTAAGACTTTTATTGGTGCCCCAGGAATTGATGGTTGTAGCTGCAATGCCTGTCCACACATGCGTCTTAATACCCTCGAAAAACTAAGAGACTGCTTAATTGCCCTGAAACCAGCTATTGAGATGGATGAACAGCTGCAGCGAAGAGCCCTGATACCAATCAGACGAATGTTACAGATGAGCTTTTAA
- a CDS encoding TIGR04168 family protein codes for MRDELLLEQLRPDALLLVGDLGDGDLRLVKRICRLDLPVAVILGNHDQGRDPSGEIFQRQLMLLGERHCGWRLRSWSFPPLAVVGGRPGTSGGGYYLSRAVEAVYGPIDLEESARKISAAALSAPSGWPLILLAHSGPTGLGSDVHSPCGRDWKSPPTDWGDQDLALALDQICSVRSPDLVVFGHMHHILKRGKGMRRTFHQDRGIAYLNAAWVPRHGSDDKGRDLCHFSWAEFDQERLIHLSHRWFNQDGAICYQQSLLQSN; via the coding sequence GTGCGTGATGAGCTGTTGCTTGAACAACTGCGCCCTGATGCATTGTTGCTTGTAGGAGATCTCGGCGATGGTGACCTGCGCCTAGTGAAACGAATCTGCAGACTTGATCTTCCGGTCGCTGTAATCCTTGGCAATCATGACCAGGGTCGTGACCCAAGTGGTGAGATATTTCAGCGACAACTCATGTTGTTAGGCGAACGCCACTGCGGCTGGAGACTGCGAAGCTGGTCCTTCCCGCCTTTAGCAGTAGTTGGTGGCCGTCCTGGTACTTCTGGCGGTGGCTATTACCTCTCCCGTGCTGTTGAGGCAGTCTATGGACCTATAGATCTTGAAGAGTCCGCCAGAAAAATCAGTGCTGCTGCGCTATCGGCACCTTCTGGATGGCCGCTCATCTTGCTGGCCCACTCTGGCCCAACAGGTCTTGGTTCAGATGTGCACAGCCCTTGCGGGAGAGACTGGAAATCACCTCCCACAGATTGGGGAGATCAGGATCTTGCGCTAGCGCTCGACCAAATTTGCTCCGTCCGCTCTCCTGACCTGGTAGTTTTTGGGCATATGCACCACATCCTCAAGCGAGGTAAAGGCATGCGCCGTACCTTTCATCAAGATAGGGGCATTGCCTATCTAAATGCCGCTTGGGTTCCGCGACATGGCAGCGATGATAAGGGTCGAGACCTTTGCCATTTCTCCTGGGCTGAATTTGATCAAGAGAGATTGATTCATCTGAGTCACCGCTGGTTCAATCAGGACGGAGCCATCTGCTACCAGCAATCTCTGCTCCAAAGCAACTAG
- a CDS encoding SAM-dependent methyltransferase — translation MDHASVPVPEWLVRRLRQQGAVSFRRYMDWVLNDREYGAYGTGRLRVGLHGDFVTSSSLGSSFASLLALQIQQWLQSLSTRSKVDRLSLIDVGPGEGDLAANLVSTLLDYDPGLAEYVELILVERNPGMVCRQRQRLKGLMEILPVRWSSLKKLAGSAIEGIIIAHELIDALPVERLVLRQVGKRLHRQTVMLSDTSKPFLRFGSSALPNTIAREIASACHRLGICLPPSEAPAGWTTEWPATQGDWLAEASAVLHRGILLIIDYALEAKRFFQVHRAEGTLVGYRRQRMETCILDYPGEMDLTAHLCCELVVDQSRQQGWTMLGQCRQGEALLALGLAQRLHKLQSLPPSQLAKALEEREALLRLVDPTALGDFRWFALQKQPRGIAPDSPFPCYFMMQPFSETSVGKS, via the coding sequence ATGGATCATGCTTCTGTGCCAGTACCGGAATGGTTAGTAAGGCGACTGCGCCAACAGGGTGCTGTATCTTTTAGACGATACATGGACTGGGTGCTGAATGATCGTGAATATGGTGCTTATGGGACTGGTCGTCTGCGAGTTGGCCTCCATGGTGATTTTGTCACGTCATCCTCGCTAGGTTCCTCGTTTGCTTCTCTGCTTGCTCTCCAGATTCAACAATGGTTGCAGAGTCTTAGTACTAGAAGCAAAGTAGACCGCCTAAGTTTAATAGATGTTGGTCCTGGTGAAGGTGATCTAGCTGCAAACTTAGTATCAACGCTGCTTGACTATGATCCAGGCCTAGCTGAATACGTAGAACTAATCCTAGTTGAGCGCAATCCTGGAATGGTGTGTCGGCAACGGCAACGCCTTAAAGGTCTCATGGAAATTCTGCCTGTGCGTTGGAGCTCCTTAAAAAAGCTTGCTGGTTCAGCAATAGAAGGAATCATAATTGCGCACGAGTTGATTGATGCACTTCCAGTAGAACGGTTAGTACTTAGGCAGGTGGGCAAACGACTGCATCGCCAGACTGTCATGCTGTCAGATACCTCAAAACCTTTCCTGCGCTTTGGATCTTCGGCTTTGCCGAACACAATAGCCAGAGAGATTGCGTCAGCATGCCATCGCCTTGGGATCTGTTTACCACCTTCAGAAGCACCAGCAGGTTGGACAACTGAGTGGCCCGCTACTCAGGGAGATTGGCTTGCCGAAGCATCAGCAGTATTGCATCGGGGTATTCTTCTTATAATCGACTATGCGCTAGAGGCCAAGCGATTTTTTCAAGTTCACCGTGCTGAAGGGACACTTGTGGGCTACCGCCGCCAGAGAATGGAGACCTGCATTCTTGACTACCCAGGCGAGATGGATCTCACTGCACACCTCTGCTGCGAATTAGTGGTTGATCAGAGCCGGCAACAAGGATGGACTATGCTAGGGCAATGTCGTCAAGGTGAGGCGCTTCTCGCTCTCGGTTTAGCGCAGCGTCTGCATAAATTGCAAAGTCTGCCACCGTCACAGCTTGCTAAAGCTTTAGAAGAACGTGAGGCACTGCTGCGCCTAGTCGATCCCACAGCACTTGGTGACTTCCGCTGGTTTGCACTGCAGAAGCAACCAAGAGGAATAGCTCCAGACTCTCCTTTCCCCTGTTACTTCATGATGCAACCTTTCAGCGAAACGTCTGTAGGCAAGTCATGA
- a CDS encoding 3-dehydroquinate synthase, whose protein sequence is MKKRIFEHPLCRIPVALECNPYDVLISRGGLEYLGEELRAARPLLGSRALIVTNPTVAAAYADCCLASLRRSGFEPKLLVIDAGEDKKTLATVSQIHDAAWSAKLERNSLMVALGGGVIGDITGFAASSWLRGIAVVQVPTTLLAMVDAAVGGKTGVNHPGGKNLIGAFHQPQLVLIDPETLSTLPDREFRAGMAEVIKYSVIGDPNLFKMLEQADDLSKLVAIPMQLLDDILARSVVAKTHIVMADERERGLRAILNYGHTFGHAVEMLCGYGHWLHGEAVAIGMAAIGELSAQRGYWSRENADRQKLLIKRAGLPTDWPNLDPEIVLSTLQSDKKVHNGIVRFVIPRTIGHVEMRSDISCLDIMTCLQTFR, encoded by the coding sequence ATGAAGAAAAGGATCTTTGAGCATCCACTATGCCGTATCCCTGTAGCTCTGGAGTGTAACCCCTATGATGTACTGATTAGTCGTGGAGGCCTAGAGTACCTTGGTGAAGAATTGAGGGCGGCACGGCCCCTGCTCGGTAGTCGTGCTCTGATTGTTACCAACCCTACTGTAGCTGCTGCTTATGCAGATTGTTGCTTAGCTAGCTTGCGGAGGTCAGGATTTGAGCCAAAGTTGCTTGTTATCGATGCTGGAGAAGATAAAAAGACACTAGCAACTGTGTCACAAATCCATGATGCAGCCTGGAGTGCCAAACTTGAAAGAAACTCTCTGATGGTAGCTCTCGGTGGTGGAGTGATCGGGGACATAACAGGATTCGCAGCATCAAGCTGGCTACGAGGCATTGCTGTTGTACAAGTACCAACCACGCTTCTAGCGATGGTAGATGCTGCGGTCGGTGGAAAAACAGGTGTCAATCATCCTGGAGGCAAAAACCTCATCGGGGCATTTCATCAACCACAACTAGTGCTAATTGACCCGGAGACACTTAGCACATTGCCAGACCGCGAGTTCCGTGCTGGGATGGCAGAAGTAATCAAGTATAGTGTGATTGGAGATCCCAATCTATTCAAGATGCTCGAGCAAGCAGATGATCTCTCTAAGCTAGTTGCTATACCGATGCAGCTGCTTGATGATATTCTTGCTCGCTCTGTAGTGGCCAAGACTCACATCGTAATGGCAGATGAGCGTGAAAGGGGATTGCGAGCGATACTTAACTACGGCCATACATTTGGGCATGCAGTTGAGATGCTCTGTGGCTATGGCCACTGGCTGCATGGAGAAGCTGTAGCTATTGGCATGGCGGCAATAGGAGAGTTATCAGCCCAGCGCGGCTACTGGAGTCGTGAAAATGCAGATCGGCAAAAGCTCTTGATCAAACGAGCAGGACTTCCGACCGATTGGCCTAACCTTGACCCAGAGATTGTTCTGAGCACACTTCAAAGTGACAAAAAGGTACATAATGGAATAGTTAGATTTGTCATTCCACGAACTATCGGGCACGTAGAGATGCGATCAGATATCAGCTGTCTAGACATCATGACTTGCCTACAGACGTTTCGCTGA